A DNA window from Camelina sativa cultivar DH55 chromosome 17, Cs, whole genome shotgun sequence contains the following coding sequences:
- the LOC104754728 gene encoding vesicle transport protein GOT1-like, translating to MVYEITEQKKVGLGLIGFGLSFTFLGVILYFDRGLLALGNLFWLIGVGLLLGWQSTYRLFTNVNNLRGTVCFVLGLFLIFVRWPIVGIVLEIYGVIVLFGGFWSTVKAFLSQIPFVGWIIQYPLMVIEQLVRGSR from the exons ATGGTGTACGAAATAACTGAGCAGAAAA AAGTTGGGTTGGGACTCATTGGCTTTGGTTTATCCTTTACGTTTCTCGGTGTCATCTTGTACTTTGACAGAGGTTTGCTCGCTTTAGGAAAC TTGTTCTGGTTGATAGGTGTTGGCCTTTTACTTGGTTGGCAGTCGACTTATAGACTATTTACCAACGTTAATAACTTGAGG GGCACTGTCTGTTTCGTCCTTGGACTCTTTCTTATATTTGTACGTTGGCCCATAGTCGGCATAGTCTTGGAGATATACGGTGTTATTGTTCTATTCGG AGGATTTTGGTCAACGGTAAAGGCATTCCTTTCCCAGATTCCATTTGTTGGATGGATAATACAGTATCCTCTCATG GTTATTGAGCAACTTGTAAGAGGTTCTCGTTGA
- the LOC104754730 gene encoding sn1-specific diacylglycerol lipase beta isoform X1: MWISRLRRVRRTIMVLGVANFVVIVFGGVLTLVSESGCDSAGQLFPLYAVCLAAAVKLAAMVKVGTTQELMAMTIMDSPTQNSLQRKLKYKTWLWWTRFAMVITVLQFIGATYLMFRVAKYVSRDGLPRDCVLGLYQDTRGWKQTLEVAFLITVCFVALAQCFTGSDILQWRSFYATQDDAWKAHYQEVFDHGIREVLCCLGRREYMGVIEEDEVCSVARLLGDLVSYRASGTGHLEFLAGLALLQHNSQYPESYEDCMEAPAFHLQEAAMLHKFAEAAYTGPLLDVGRNPALFLCTWICRQGILTPWSRKWRPKLDGDNWWRGHAAAFLKFINFPAHVLRRGRICREKCKATYFVVVLHYLRCVVIAVRGTETAEDLITDGLGRACSLTAEDLDGLPNHIHGMDPSRKHYGHSGIVEASRDLFMQVEGDPGESGSIGFLSSLIGDGCECDGYSIRIVGHSLGGAIASLLGIRLRCRFPNLYVYAYGPLPCVDSEVADACSEFVTSIVLHNEFSSRLSYGSIRRLQVAAIKVLSQDPKADTALIFRLARRFLSASKHQRENVEEKTSEEPMLSTSVNESPESLQQQDQIYPIWEEAEAEMQQDVEEFINPFHDMASVDNPVSQFMETVPTREDDDDEAPEMFLPGLVLHIVPEGNNMSVPIWRGWPICDVTDGYKAYVANRESFKELMVSPSMFLDHLPWRCRHALQKVLESRNLFFDLTSEPDIV, encoded by the exons ATGTGGATTTCGAGGCTGAGGAGAGTTAGGAGAACGATTATGGTTCTGGGCGTTGCCAATTTCGTCGTGATTGTCTTCGGCGGTGTTCTTACTCTCGTTTCTGAGTCCGGTTGCGACAGCGCCGGACAACTATTTCCCCTCTATGCCGTTTGTTTAGCCGCCGCCGTCAAACTCGCCGCCATGGTTAAGGTCGGTACTACTCAAGAACTCATGGCTATGACAATCATGGATTCTCCTACTCAGAACAGCCTCCAAAGAAAG TTGAAGTATAAGACGTGGCTTTGGTGGACTCGGTTTGCAATGGTAATTACTGTACTGCAATTTATAGGTGCAACTTACCTTATGTTCCGTGTGGCCAAATATGTTTCCCGTGATGGATTGCCAAGGGATTGCGTTTTAG GGTTATATCAAGATACACGTGGGTGGAAGCAAACGCTGGAGGTTGCCTTCTTGATCACAGTTTGCTTTGTTGCGCTGGCACAATGCTTTACTGGATCAGATATATTGCAATGGCGGTCTTTCTACGCAACACAAGATGATGCCTGGAAAGCTCACTATCAGGAGGTATTTGACCATGGAATTCGTGAAGTTTTGTGCTGTCTGGGACGTCgtgaatatat GGGTGTTATCGAGGAGGACGAAGTGTGTTCCGTTGCAAGACTATTAGGTGACCTTGTTTCATATCGTGCATCGGGCACTGGCCATTTGGAATTTTTGGCAG GCCTTGCTCTGCTACAGCATAATAGCCAGTATCCTGAATCATACGAGGACTGTATGGAAGCTCCAGCATTTCATCTTCAGGAGGCTGCTATGTTGCATAAATTTGCAGAAGCTGCTTATACT GGACCACTGCTTGATGTTGGGAGAAATCCTGCCTTATTTTTATGCACATGGATTTGTAGACAAGGGATTTTAACACCTTGGAGCCGTAAATG GCGGCCTAAACTTGATGGTGATAATTGGTGGCGAGGTCATGCAGCTGCCTTCCTTAAGTTTATAAATTTTCCTGCTCATGTTCTTCGACGAGGTCGAATTTGTAGG GAGAAGTGTAAAGCAACATACTTCGTTGTAGTCTTACATTATCTTAGATGTGTTGTAATTGCTGTTCGAGGAACTGAGACTGCTGAAGACCTCATAACTGATGGTTTAGGCCGTGCGTGTTCACTAACTGCTGAAGACTTGGATGGGCTACCAAA TCATATACATGGTATGGATCCATCTCGTAAACACTACGGACATTCGGGAATAGTAGAGGCTTCAAGAGATCTATTTATGCAAGTAGAAGGAGACCCCGGAG AGTCCGGATCAATTGGGTTCTTGTCCTCATTGATTGGTGATGGGTGTGAGTGTGATGGCTACAGCATTCGCATTGTTGGGCATTCTTTAGGAGGTGCTATCGCCTCATTACTGGGTATCAGA CTTCGTTGCAGATTCCCTAATCTATATGTATATGCCTATGGACCCCTCCCATGTGTAGATTCAGAGGTAGCAGATGCATGTTCAGAATTTGTTACAAG CATTGTACTCCATAACGAGTTCTCATCAAGACTTTCTTATGGATCAATCCGCCGGCTCCAAGTAGCAGCAATCAAAGTACTGTCTCAAGACCCAAAAGCTGATACAGCACTCATTTTCAGACTCGCACGCCGGTTTTTGTCTGCGAGCaaacaccaaagagaaaatGTAGAAGAGAAAACTTCTGAAGAACCAATGCTATCAACAAGTG TTAATGAGTCACCGGAAAGCCTGCAACAACAAGATCAAATTTATCCAATATGGGAAGAAGCTGAAGCGGAAATGCAGCAAGATGTCGAAGAGTTCATAAACCCGTTTCACGATATGGCCTCAGTGGATAATCCCGTGTCTCAGTTTATGGAAACAGTCCCAacaagagaagatgatgatgatgaagctccCGAGATGTTCTTGCCCGGTTTAGTCCTTCATATTGTACCCGAAGGAAACAACATGAGTGTGCCGATATGGCGAGGATGGCCAATTTGTGATGTGACTGATGGTTACAAAGCTTATGTTGCAAACAGAGAGAGCTTCAAAGAACTTATGGTTTCTCCATCAATGTTCCTTGATCATCTTCCTTGGAG ATGTAGACACGCGCTGCAGAAGGTTCTAGAATCTCGAAATCTCTTCTTCGATCTGACAAGTGAACCTGATATAGTATGA
- the LOC104754730 gene encoding sn1-specific diacylglycerol lipase beta isoform X2 encodes MGVIEEDEVCSVARLLGDLVSYRASGTGHLEFLAGLALLQHNSQYPESYEDCMEAPAFHLQEAAMLHKFAEAAYTGPLLDVGRNPALFLCTWICRQGILTPWSRKWRPKLDGDNWWRGHAAAFLKFINFPAHVLRRGRICREKCKATYFVVVLHYLRCVVIAVRGTETAEDLITDGLGRACSLTAEDLDGLPNHIHGMDPSRKHYGHSGIVEASRDLFMQVEGDPGESGSIGFLSSLIGDGCECDGYSIRIVGHSLGGAIASLLGIRLRCRFPNLYVYAYGPLPCVDSEVADACSEFVTSIVLHNEFSSRLSYGSIRRLQVAAIKVLSQDPKADTALIFRLARRFLSASKHQRENVEEKTSEEPMLSTSVNESPESLQQQDQIYPIWEEAEAEMQQDVEEFINPFHDMASVDNPVSQFMETVPTREDDDDEAPEMFLPGLVLHIVPEGNNMSVPIWRGWPICDVTDGYKAYVANRESFKELMVSPSMFLDHLPWRCRHALQKVLESRNLFFDLTSEPDIV; translated from the exons at GGGTGTTATCGAGGAGGACGAAGTGTGTTCCGTTGCAAGACTATTAGGTGACCTTGTTTCATATCGTGCATCGGGCACTGGCCATTTGGAATTTTTGGCAG GCCTTGCTCTGCTACAGCATAATAGCCAGTATCCTGAATCATACGAGGACTGTATGGAAGCTCCAGCATTTCATCTTCAGGAGGCTGCTATGTTGCATAAATTTGCAGAAGCTGCTTATACT GGACCACTGCTTGATGTTGGGAGAAATCCTGCCTTATTTTTATGCACATGGATTTGTAGACAAGGGATTTTAACACCTTGGAGCCGTAAATG GCGGCCTAAACTTGATGGTGATAATTGGTGGCGAGGTCATGCAGCTGCCTTCCTTAAGTTTATAAATTTTCCTGCTCATGTTCTTCGACGAGGTCGAATTTGTAGG GAGAAGTGTAAAGCAACATACTTCGTTGTAGTCTTACATTATCTTAGATGTGTTGTAATTGCTGTTCGAGGAACTGAGACTGCTGAAGACCTCATAACTGATGGTTTAGGCCGTGCGTGTTCACTAACTGCTGAAGACTTGGATGGGCTACCAAA TCATATACATGGTATGGATCCATCTCGTAAACACTACGGACATTCGGGAATAGTAGAGGCTTCAAGAGATCTATTTATGCAAGTAGAAGGAGACCCCGGAG AGTCCGGATCAATTGGGTTCTTGTCCTCATTGATTGGTGATGGGTGTGAGTGTGATGGCTACAGCATTCGCATTGTTGGGCATTCTTTAGGAGGTGCTATCGCCTCATTACTGGGTATCAGA CTTCGTTGCAGATTCCCTAATCTATATGTATATGCCTATGGACCCCTCCCATGTGTAGATTCAGAGGTAGCAGATGCATGTTCAGAATTTGTTACAAG CATTGTACTCCATAACGAGTTCTCATCAAGACTTTCTTATGGATCAATCCGCCGGCTCCAAGTAGCAGCAATCAAAGTACTGTCTCAAGACCCAAAAGCTGATACAGCACTCATTTTCAGACTCGCACGCCGGTTTTTGTCTGCGAGCaaacaccaaagagaaaatGTAGAAGAGAAAACTTCTGAAGAACCAATGCTATCAACAAGTG TTAATGAGTCACCGGAAAGCCTGCAACAACAAGATCAAATTTATCCAATATGGGAAGAAGCTGAAGCGGAAATGCAGCAAGATGTCGAAGAGTTCATAAACCCGTTTCACGATATGGCCTCAGTGGATAATCCCGTGTCTCAGTTTATGGAAACAGTCCCAacaagagaagatgatgatgatgaagctccCGAGATGTTCTTGCCCGGTTTAGTCCTTCATATTGTACCCGAAGGAAACAACATGAGTGTGCCGATATGGCGAGGATGGCCAATTTGTGATGTGACTGATGGTTACAAAGCTTATGTTGCAAACAGAGAGAGCTTCAAAGAACTTATGGTTTCTCCATCAATGTTCCTTGATCATCTTCCTTGGAG ATGTAGACACGCGCTGCAGAAGGTTCTAGAATCTCGAAATCTCTTCTTCGATCTGACAAGTGAACCTGATATAGTATGA
- the LOC104754731 gene encoding galactolipase DONGLE, chloroplastic-like: MAVKAFTHNTIYSPSLIRDKTPQQKHNLGHFSPSKNTAKRLVVSSSIMSPPIPSSPLAPPSFSSSSQVAPPSRTPAATLPLSRVWREIQGSNNWENLIDPLSPILQQEITRYGNLLSASYKGFDLNPNSKRYLNCKYGKKNLLKESGIHDPDGYQVTKYIYATPDINLNPIKNEPERARWIGYVAVSSDDSVKRLGRRDIVVTFRGTVTNPEWLANLMSSLTPARLDPHNPRPEVKVESGFLSLYTSGERESKFGLESCREQLLSEISRLMNQHKGEEMSITLAGHSMGSSLAHLLAYDIAELGMNQQRGEKAVPVTVFSFAGPRVGNLEFKKRCEELGVKVLRITNVNDPITKLPGFLFNENFRSLGGVYELPWSCSCYTHVGVELTLDFFDVQNISCVHDLETYINLVNRPRCSNSAVNKDNFGGEFLNRTSEMMSGMGRRRALQLRNAATNAAYLLCSVSNQMLYYSIF, encoded by the coding sequence ATGGCGGTCAAAGCATTCACTCACAACACTATCTATTCTCCATCTTTAATTAGAGACAAAACTCCTCAACAGAAACACAATCTTGGCCATTTCTCCCCCTCCAAGAACACCGCTAAAAGACTCGTAGTCTCTTCTTCTATAATGTCCCCTCCGATTCCATCTTCTCCGCTCGCccctccttctttttcttcttcttctcaagtcGCTCCTCCTTCTCGAACACCTGCAGCAACTCTACCGTTGTCTCGGGTTTGGAGAGAGATACAAGGAAGCAATAACTGGGAAAATCTCATTGATCCTTTAAGCCCTATTCTCCAACAAGAGATTACTCGGTACGGGAACTTACTCTCCGCTTCTTACAAAGGGTTTgatctaaaccctaactccaAACGTTACTTAAACTGCAAGTATGGCAAAAAGAACTTGCTTAAAGAATCCGGAATCCATGACCCTGATGGCTACCAAGTCACCAAGTATATCTACGCCACACCAGACATCAACCTCAACCCTATCAAGAACGAGCCTGAACGCGCACGTTGGATCGGTTATGTAGCAGTTTCTTCTGATGATTCAGTGAAACGTTTGGGGAGGAGGGATATTGTGGTGACGTTTCGTGGCACTGTGACCAACCCTGAGTGGTTAGCTAACCTAATGAGCTCTTTGACTCCGGCTAGGCTTGATCCTCATAACCCTCGTCCTGAGGTCAAGGTCGAGTCCGGGTTCTTAAGTTTATACACATCCGGTGAGAGGGAGAGCAAATTTGGGCTAGAAAGCTGCCGTGAGCAACTTCTCTCCGAGATCTCGAGGCTTATGAACCAGCATAAAGGCGAGGAAATGAGCATCACGCTTGCGGGACATAGTATGGGAAGTTCTCTAGCTCACCTTCTAGCTTATGACATAGCGGAACTCGGTATGAACCAGCAAAGAGGCGAAAAAGCTGTTCCGGTGACCGTGTTTTCGTTTGCGGGTCCTAGGGTTGGTAACTTGGAGTTCAAGAAACGGTGTGAGGAGCTAGGAGTTAAAGTCTTGAGGATCACAAATGTAAACGATCCGATCACGAAACTTCCTGGTTTCTTGTTCAATGAGAATTTCAGATCTTTAGGTGGTGTTTACGAGCTTCCATGGAGCTGTTCTTGCTACACTCACGTGGGAGTCGAACTCACACTCGATTTCTTCGACGTACAAAACATTTCTTGTGTCCATGACCTCGAGACTTATATCAATTTAGTAAACCGTCCAAGATGCTCCAACTCGGCGGTTAACAAAGACAATTTTGGCGGCGAGTTTTTGAATAGAACAAGTGAGATGATGTCCGGTATGGGACGACGTCGAGCGTTGCAGCTAAGAAACGCAGCGACTAATGCGGCATATTTACTGTGTTCTGTATCCAATCAGATGTTGTATTATAGTATATTTTAg
- the LOC104754732 gene encoding transcription factor bHLH128-like yields MYQSSSSTSSSSHRSSLPGGGSGGGLIRYGSAPGSFLNSVVDEVIGGSNARDFTGYNQPSDNNFIGNFFAGADSSSLRSDSTTCGVNSSSDGQKHNNNNKDVFLDRSYGGGFNHEISQHKSNELGGGSGSGSGSYSLARQRSSPADFFSYLAADKNNFALNQPTSDYSPQGGSSNAGRGHSRLKSQLSFTSHDSLARINEVNETPVHDGSGHSFSAASFGAAATDSWDDGSGSIGFTVTRPNKRSKDMDSGLFSQYSLPSDTSMNYMDNFMQLPEDSVPCKIRAKRGCATHPRSIAERERRTRISGKLKKLQDLVPNMDKQTSYSDMLDLAVQHIKGLQHQLQNLKKDQENCTCGCSERQS; encoded by the exons ATGTACCAATCATCTTCATCCACGTCATCATCATCGCATAGATCATCGCTTCCCGGCGGCGGAAGCGGAGGAGGACTGATCCGATACGGGTCAGCACCGGGATCGTTTCTAAACTCTGTGGTGGACGAAGTCATCGGAGGGTCAAACGCTCGTGACTTCACAGGTTATAATCAGCCTTCTGATAATAACTTCATCGGTAATTTCTTCGCCGGAGCTGACTCATCCTCGCTGAGATCCGATTCGACTACTTGTGGAGTCAACTCATCATCCGACGGAcagaaacataataataataataaagatgtcttcctCGACAGATCCTACGGTGGTGGATTCAATCATGAGATCTCGCAGCACAAGAGCAACGAACTCGGTGGTGGATCAGGATCAGGATCAGGATCTTACTCTCTCGCTAGACAACGTAGCTCTCCCGCCGATTTCTTCAGCTACCTCGCCGCTGATAAAAACA ATTTCGCATTGAACCAACCAACCAGTGATTATAGTCCGCAAGGAGGGTCGTCTAATGCGGGACGAGGACATTCGAGATTGAAGTCTCAGCTAAGCTTCACGAGTCACGATTCTCTGGCTCGGATCAACGAGGTCAATGAGACCCCTGTCCACGATGGTTCAGGCCATTCGTTTTCGGCTGCTAGCTTTGGTGCCGCCGCTACTGATTCTTGGGATGATGGTTCCGGTTCAATAGGGTTTACCGTCACCCGACCTAATAAACGGTCCAAGGACATGGACTCAGGTCTCTTTTCACAG TATAGTCTTCCTTCAGACACTTCAATGAACTACATGGATAACTTCATGCAGCTTCCTGAAGATTCTGTACCCTGCAAAATCCGGGCCAAGCGCGGCTGCGCCACCCATCCAAGAAGCATCGCCGAGCGG GAGAGGAGAACGAGAATAAGCGGGAAACTAAAGAAGCTACAAGATCTTGTCCCCAACATGGATAAG CAAACAAGCTATTCAGACATGCTGGATTTAGCTGTACAACACATCAAAGGTCTTCAACATCAACTTCAG AATTTGAAAAAGGATCAAGAGAATTGCACGTGCGGATGCAGTGAGAGACAAAGCTAG
- the LOC104754733 gene encoding ras-related protein RABA5e-like — MSSDDEGREEYLFKIVVIGDSAVGKSNLLSRYARNEFSAHSKATIGVEFQTQSMEIEGKEVKAQIWDTAGQERFRAVTSAYYRGAVGALVVYDITRRTTFESVGRWLDELTIHSDTTVARMLVGNKCDLENIRAVSVEEGKALAEAQGLFFVETSALDSTNVKTAFEMVILDIYNNVSRKQLNSDTYKDELTVNRVSLVKDDNTTTASKHTSGFSCCSST, encoded by the exons ATGTCTTCGGATGACGAAGGAAGAGAGGAATACCTCTTCAAGATTGTGGTGATCGGCGACTCTGCCGTCGGCAAATCGAATCTTCTGTCTCGTTACGCTCGGAACGAGTTCAGTGCGCATTCCAAGGCCACGATCGGCGTTGAGTTTCAGACTCAGAGTATGGAGATTGAAGGTAAAGAGGTTAAAGCTCAGATTTGGGACACTGCTGGCCAGGAGCGGTTCCGTGCCGTCACTTCCGCTTATTACCGTGGCGCCGTCGGTGCACTCGTCGTTTACGACATCACCCGCCGCACTACTTTCGAGAGCGTCGGACGTTGGCTCGATGAGCTTACGA TCCATTCGGATACAACGGTGGCGAGAATGCTGGTGGGAAACAAGTGTGACTTGGAAAACATAAGAGCAGTGAGCGTGGAGGAAGGGAAAGCACTAGCAGAAGCTCAGGGACTCTTCTTTGTGGAAACATCGGCACTTGATTCAACCAATGTGAAAACAGCTTTTGAGATGGTGATACTTGATATCTACAACAACGTGAGCCGTAAGCAGCTAAACTCCGATACTTATAAAGATGAACTCACCGTGAATCGGGTAAGTCTTGTTAAGGATGATAACACTACTACTGCCTCCAAACACACCTCTGGTTTCTCTTGTTGTTCTTCCacttaa